TCTCGTATTGCCAATTCTTGGGAAATTGAAATCGACGATTGACAGACGTGTGATTAATAATAACATTTACGATTCAACTGTTTTCACAAAGGAGACGAAATCAATCATAATGGCTATGGTGTTTGTCACAGCATGTGGCTGGTTATGCCATTTTGGCCATATTTTACATCCCCATAACTCTAGAGGGATCAACAGTTTAAAGCTGATCCTTTTTCTAGCCCACTTGTCTTTATCCAATTGCTCCAACAAGTATGGACGGACCGTCAGCTCTTGTATCCAATTGTCTATATTAAAGTGTCACATGCAATTCTGTTATTTCCAGGTGAAATCTAGAATGATGGGAGATTCAGTTTACAAAAGTACAATTGATTGTATGGTTAAAACCTTACGAGTCGAGGTAAACTTCCATTTCTCAAGTTTTAAACTTATTATTTGTGTTGTTATGCTAATTATTATCTGTTGTGGTTTGCAGGGAGCCCTTGCTTTTTACAAAGGATTCCTCCCAAATTTTGGTCGGCTAGGATCCTGGAATGTTATAATGTTTTTAACACTTGAGCAAGTAAGACTCCACTCAATTATAAAGCTTCCCTCTTATAGAATTTTCAATTCATTTGCTAACATTGATTCATCTTTGTTTTTGATCCCTCCCTCAATTATGACAGGTAAAAAAAATATTCTGAATAAAAGAAACCCTGATTTCTCTTTGGTAATTCATGTCGCCACCTGTCAAAGAGCGGATTTGAAGCCGTTGTTTTCATGGAGCTGGACAATCGTATTACACActcgattttttttataaatgttgtaaTTTTAACACTTTATATATCCTACCCTTTTTAACAAAACCATACCATTTTTATCAGTTTTTTCTCTacaatttttatataaattatcCATTTCACACAATGTTTCCCAACAACAAAAAATTTGGGTCCCCAACAATCCGGGTTGGGGTTATTTTGCAAACAACGAGAAAGAAGAACGGTACCCAAGAGACCCGCGAACAGGTGAGATTGGCTATTATCCGATGCCACCTACCACCCCAACCTCCCCTCATCCGACAACGCCACCACCGCTTCCCCTTTTTTTTCTGGATACTATACTGCACCAAATCAACCACCATCATTTTTTCCACAAACCCAAAACAAATCCCAAACCCAACGACCCATAtcccaaacccaaaacataccCGAAACCTAACCCACTTCCTCAAGAGGTGGACGTGTACGAAAGCACTGTAAGAAGAGCGAGAATGTCGAACGTTCTCCCAAAACGATCGAGAGGTTGACGCCTACTAAAGAACTAGCATCGACACGATTCGAACATATACAATAGCCACACTAACAATCACACAAGAAGAAGCGGTTCAAACGATGTGGACATCATGACTGCAATAATTAGATAATGATGATATACAATAGCCCTGTAACATAAATCATACTTGACGCTAAAATGAGATTATAAAGCCTAGGCCTCTAATGTAGATTAGAAAACGGGATAGGAAATCGGACCTGTTGATTCACACATAATATTAGGAACGATTCTTTCAAAATTTGTTGATTCACAAAGAATGCCGAAAATTGGGATtttcacacaaaacacacactaGTGAATTGGGAGAGAACAATGACTTTTCATATATTTCATAACTGCTTTTCTTTCTCCCATTACAATCATATAAATAACAACGTAAATTCAAACGGGCCTCAGAAAACACTTGGGCCAAAAGCTCCAGCAAAATAAAAGTCCACCAAAAgcagaaaaaaaaacataaaacgaTAAATAACTCACgatcgtttcgcctggtcgcacgcccaaaacggaccctcgtagcccaagttagagccattttagtgaatcCCCTTTTGTcacacgatcttgggcctccaaatacaagatgaCCCGCCTCCTTTATAGTTTATACAACATCAACTAACTAGCATTAAACGATTTGAGTTCATCTGTGAAGACTCAAGTTCGATTCCCATTTGGTGCAAAAAGAAAAAGGGTAAGACACtagtgggcaatgataggagactcAGGGAAAACTCGgatcgatccttgagccaaacgagttttaccggtaatttcactatCGTGCCTATGGACGGGTGAGTTACTGATTTTCTCCAGAAGTGGTGGTGAACGACTCAGGTTACTCTCAGAGTACTCCATTTGTTCGGTAGATGCCCGATAATACTGAGGGATGATTTGttgctgttaaaaaaaaattaaaccggaAGTAAACATTGATTTGGCATCCGCCATCCAGAAGCTTCTGTTCCATTCTCGAGAGTTCCGACTTCCACGTGTACGGTTGCAACCTGCATTTCCGTAAAGTTTTCAGATTCCTTCACCAATCAACACAAATTATCACCTTCAGCTTCATCAAATTTCTTCACCCTTCTTGTTCATCTACTTTAATTGTTGAGGTCAGTTACCGTTTCATCCATGCTTTTACTGAATTTTTATTACGTTTGCAAATTGTTCGATGATTTACGTTTTGTATGTGATTAGTTATCGATTGTAATTCGTGTAGTTTTACCAAATCACCGGTTGTTTTTAAATTGTTTGACGAGTTACTTTTCTATGTGATTAATCATTGATTGATTCGATTAGTCATGTGAAATTACGATTTACATGTAgtttgattttattttattttgttttgtgtaTGAGACGTCGTTTATCTCTATTAGTTTCTTAATTGTTGATCcaaattaattttttatttgttAATCCAAATCAAACGTTGTTTATGATTTTGGAAAATCTGATGTTAGCTACTATAATTTGGAAAATTTGTATTTAATTGCCTATTTGTTAATCCAAATCTAACATTGTTTACGACTCTGGAAAATTTGATGTTAATCACTATAATTTTTGGAAATTTTGTATTTAAATGCCGGATGTTCGAAGCATGTAGGGTGCATATGTTGCTGTATTTATCCTAGAAAATCTAGGAATTGCTGTTCAAAGAAGTTACTGTCATTTGTTGTGAATTGTGTATTTATGTTTATGGCGGCTTTTATGATCATCATTTCTAACACagcctgttttttttttttttttcctttggcTCATCCAGATGTCATACTCGAGGAGATCAAGGTACTCTCCTTCTCCTTCGCCTTCGCCACCACACAAACGATACAGCAGGTCTGTATCAAGGTCCAGGTCCAGATCGAGATCCAGGAGTCGGTAAGATTTCTTTTTAAATGTTCACACAACTTGAACACCTTTTATTCTTTTTAGTCTCTATAATTTAGGCTTAGTTTATCGGTAACCACAGATTGTCAGATTATTTACATCTGTGAGCTTGTAGTTATTAGTTTGAGTGGCTTGCAGGAGCTATGATGCAAGTGACATTGAAAACCCTGGAAACAGTTTGTATGTGACTGGTTTATCACGGCGAGTTACGAAGAGAGATCTTGAGAAGCATTTCTCAGCAGAGGGAAAGGTATGTTTGAGAtgctgtctctctctctctatatatatatttgaacatttaATTTTATGCTAAATGCATAAAAAAATCACCATGATCTTCAAATCATTAACTTACGATAGAAGGTAGTGATTTACATGTTTGTATCATCAATCCAACAATCAGTTTTAAAATTAGGGTATCATGTGATCATAATGACTGAATGTTTTGTTTAAGGTGGAAGACGTCCGCCTTGTGATAGATCCTTGGACACGGGAATCTCGTGGATTTGGGTTTGTATCCATGTCCAGTATTAAGGAAGCTGATAGTTGCATCAAGTACCTAGATGGTTCTGTTCTTGATGGTCGTGTCATCACTGTGGAGAAGGTAAATGTCTTTTATTTGCATGCGTTTTACTTGTTGTTATTCAGTTTGTTGCTGATGAATTAAACTTAAGTATTATATCTGAAAGATTATTATGTTTTTAGTTTTGTTATCAAGTTGTTTGCTTTCGTGGGTGAAGTGTTTGTTTTGACAGAGGTTGCTTGCTGTATGTATGTTGCGGCTCTTCATCAGAGTCCCAAATTAACAAATCACATCAAAAGCAAATATCAGACTATCAACCCAGCAGAGGGTTGTGGTTGTATATCCCCCCATTCCTTAATCTTTCTTTCTATGCAATTTTATATATCTCAACTTATCACAAAATGTTTATGTTTCCATGCCGATTAAAAAATGACTCCAATCTGTATTGAATAAGACATTGTAGCTTCTAGAGCTCATGCTTCCCATTTGAAATTACAGGCCAGGAGGCGAAGAGGGCGCACCCCCACTCCAGGAAGATACCTTGGACTGAGGACCGTACATGGTATGTTTTGAAATAATCTTACCCTGTTGTACTAGTTGTAATTCTATGCATCAAAATGATATGGCTAACTGTATTTGTTGTTGGTTCAAGCAGTTCGTCGTCGATCCCCAACATATTCTCCTTATTCAAGAAGCCGTTCTCCTTCTTACTCATCTGAAAGGTCAAGGTCATACTCTCCAGATTACAGTAGGCGCCGTCGTCGGTCATACTCCCGTTCTACTTCCCCATACAGTAGACGTAGGTCCTACTCCCCAACCCCAGACGACTACCGTAGGAGGAGGAGCCACCGACGTTCCAGATCTTACACTCCAGAAGACCGTTACTACAGAAGCCGAGGTCGCTACCGTTCTAGGGACTCTTCACCAGACTACAGAAGTTCAAGCAGGTACTACTCACCTGACTACAGGCGCTACAGGAGTGTTTCTAGAAGTGTGTCACCTCCTCCAAGGAGGGATTACAGGAGCAGAAGCGTGCGTTATCGGCGTGTTTCTAGAAGCGTGTCTTCTTCTCCAAGGAGGCATTACAGAAGCTATTCTTCTAGCATGTCGCCTGTTAGGTCAAGAAGGGGGCATTCTCCTAGTGTATCCCCGAGATCTCCCTCAAGTGGCAGTAGCAGGTCTGCTTCTCCTAGTAGTTAAAGCATCGACAAGTATGCTTCATGCATGTCGTTTCAGTTATAATTGCTTGTGTGTGGTTGTAAGGCTTTACTTTAAACCTTTTTTGTTGCATGTGCTTGAATAAATTACCCGTTGGTTGAAACATCTGATTGTTGTCATACTT
This genomic stretch from Helianthus annuus cultivar XRQ/B chromosome 8, HanXRQr2.0-SUNRISE, whole genome shotgun sequence harbors:
- the LOC110873869 gene encoding serine/arginine-rich splicing factor SR45a, with translation MSYSRRSRYSPSPSPSPPHKRYSRSVSRSRSRSRSRSRSYDASDIENPGNSLYVTGLSRRVTKRDLEKHFSAEGKVEDVRLVIDPWTRESRGFGFVSMSSIKEADSCIKYLDGSVLDGRVITVEKARRRRGRTPTPGRYLGLRTVHVRRRSPTYSPYSRSRSPSYSSERSRSYSPDYSRRRRRSYSRSTSPYSRRRSYSPTPDDYRRRRSHRRSRSYTPEDRYYRSRGRYRSRDSSPDYRSSSRYYSPDYRRYRSVSRSVSPPPRRDYRSRSVRYRRVSRSVSSSPRRHYRSYSSSMSPVRSRRGHSPSVSPRSPSSGSSRSASPSS